The Algihabitans albus genomic sequence TTATGTCATCAAACCCGTTGAGATGCCCGAACTGGTCGCCCGTTGCCGCGCAGTGCTGCGCCGCCCCGGCGACAGGTCGGGCACCATAATTACGCTGGGTCCGTTGAGTCTGGACACGGCAACGCGGAATGTCAGCGTTGGGGGCCACCCGGTGACGCTCGGCCGCCGTGAAGTGAGCGTTTTGGAACATCTGATGCGCAACGCCGGGCGCGTGTCTGCCCGCGCCGTTCTGGAAGAAGCCCTTTACGGGATAGACGATCAGGTCAGTCCGAACGCGCTTGACGCCGCTGTCTCACGCTTGCGCCGCAGCCTTGAGGCCGCCGGTTGCCCGCTGCCCATCGTGACCGTGCGTGGCATTGGCTGGATGCTGCCCCGCGAGATGTCGGAATGAGCCTTCGAATGGCACCCGCGCGCTGGTCGTTGGCACAGATCCTGACCCGCCGTCTGATCCTGATCGCCAGCGCCGTCGTCGTGCTTAACGTGGGACTCGTGGGACTCTATTACGGATCCGACACGCGCGAGTTGGAGACGCAGGTCGTGGCCGATGCAATGGAGCGGTTGGGCGCGGCGATCGAGGATGTGAACCTACCCGCCGATGCCCCCGTGCGGGACATCTACCGCAACCATCCGACGGCCTACGGATTCGCGCTGGTAGACCGCACTGGCACAGTGGGGAACACGATGAATCGCGCACTGATCCCGCCTGCCGCCGTTGCAATCTACGCCGACGACTGGATTACCCGGATGAATACACCGCAGGGCCGCTTGCTGGTGGGCGGGCATGAGTTTGCCGGACGCAGCGATGGGTTGCGCGCGGTGTTCGTCATGGCAGACGATCCAGCCAATCTGATGCGCCGTGCGTTCTTCGCTGAATTGCGGCGGCACGTTTGGCTGCCGATTCTGCCCATGGCACTGGTCCTGATTACCGCCAGCGCGCTGCTGATCCGGCGCGGTCTGGCCCCTGTGGCCGAGGCAGCCGCGTGGGCACGCGGCGTAGAGCCGGGGGCGACCGTCCCCGATCCGCCGCCCATGCGCGCCTCGGGGGAGACCGCCGATCTGATCGAGGCGGTTGAGCGCGCGCTCGACCGCCTGACCGCGTCGCTTACAGCAGAAAAGCGCCGCGCGGCAGAGGCGGCCCATGCCCTTCGCACCCCCGTCGCGGTGCTGGTCGCACGACTCGATGCGCTGCCGCCGGGGGAGGCGACTGAGAAGCTGCGCGCCGACCTCACCGCCCTGTCGCGCACCGTGCAGCAGGTGCTCGCTGCCGCACGCAGCGACACTTTGGACGTGGCGGAAGCCGAGCCATTGGACCTGCGGGACGTAGCCCGCGCCGTGACGACCGTAAGTGCGCCGCTGGCCTATTCCAACGGCATTGAGCTGATCCTGACGGTGCCCGATACCCCTGTCATGGTTCGTGCCAATGCCGAAGGCGTGGAGCTTGCGCTGACCAATCTGGTGGAAAACGCCGTGCTACATGCGGTCGTCTCTCCGGTAACGATCAGCGTCGGTCTCGGCCCCATCATACGGGTGCGGGATCACGGTCCGGGCCTGCCCTCAGGCGAGCCGCACCGCGTTTTTGAACCGTTCTGGCGCGGCCCAGATGCGCCCTCCGGCGGCGCAGGTCTCGGCCTGGCCATCGTGGAGCGGTTACAGAAGGCGCAGGGCGGAACGGTCGATGCCATCAGCCCCGAAGGAGGCGGTTGC encodes the following:
- a CDS encoding sensor histidine kinase, producing the protein MAPARWSLAQILTRRLILIASAVVVLNVGLVGLYYGSDTRELETQVVADAMERLGAAIEDVNLPADAPVRDIYRNHPTAYGFALVDRTGTVGNTMNRALIPPAAVAIYADDWITRMNTPQGRLLVGGHEFAGRSDGLRAVFVMADDPANLMRRAFFAELRRHVWLPILPMALVLITASALLIRRGLAPVAEAAAWARGVEPGATVPDPPPMRASGETADLIEAVERALDRLTASLTAEKRRAAEAAHALRTPVAVLVARLDALPPGEATEKLRADLTALSRTVQQVLAAARSDTLDVAEAEPLDLRDVARAVTTVSAPLAYSNGIELILTVPDTPVMVRANAEGVELALTNLVENAVLHAVVSPVTISVGLGPIIRVRDHGPGLPSGEPHRVFEPFWRGPDAPSGGAGLGLAIVERLQKAQGGTVDAISPEGGGCEITLTYLAAS
- a CDS encoding response regulator transcription factor, with product MRVLLVEDHPALAEAVCDALARAGFAVDHAATSADARDLATVADYALVLLDLGLPDGDGLTLLPHLRQEGRVPVIVLTARDHLADRLAGLDGGADDYVIKPVEMPELVARCRAVLRRPGDRSGTIITLGPLSLDTATRNVSVGGHPVTLGRREVSVLEHLMRNAGRVSARAVLEEALYGIDDQVSPNALDAAVSRLRRSLEAAGCPLPIVTVRGIGWMLPREMSE